ACGctgacttttcatttgtttaggtTGAGTTGTTACAAAAATAAGCCAggtaaatgaaaaaggagagttgctttcaccctcccctgctcctttccAGAAAGGACAGTCTCCAAATAAAGGACTCTCCTTCAAATTGGATGCAactggctttgaaaaaaaaaagatgaaatccttATCTTCCGTCTTGCCACAGACTCTAAAAGCTTTCCCCACGAGACAGCTTGCAAAACAAGGTTGGGCAGGCCAGCGAGTGACAGGAGGGATCCGGGACATGGACACTGGGGCAAGGCAGGAGGGTGAGGAGTCGGCgagaggagagcagagggccAGGCTGGCCAAGGCGCCTGGCTTTTGTCCGGAAGCCACAGGCAGCACTGAAAGGCTTGGAGCAGTGCTGTGGCTCAAGCTGCACTTTAGAAAGACCGCTGTGGAGGCAGCATGGAGGTTGGTTAGCTGAGGAGGCTGCTGCTGGAGTCCTGTTAGCAGGGCTCTTGCATATCCTTCTGAGGGTCCACCCCACCGAGGCTGCTCCTCAGAGCCCCACAACAGCCAGGAGACGTCGGGCAGGGTGGAGACGTGTCTCTGGAGTCATCGATGTTGGGAGTGGGGGAAGTGAGGTACAGACACACTAACGTTCCATCTGGAAGTAGAACTTGGTGACCAACATGGCCTCCTCGGGCGTGTTGGTGAGGCTGACGGGCCGGTCGGCCTCCAGGGCTGTGCAGAGGAACCAGCCTGGGCAGGCAGCAGACTCGAAGCTGGTGGTGGGGCCGCTGTCTGAGCGGATGAACGTGAAGCGCTTATCTTGCTCCTTGTTCTTGCTCAGGTCAGTGATGTTAACTGCCTGGAAGCCAAGACATGAGCAGTGAGAACGGGGAGGCACGGAGGTCCTGTgctgcccccttctccccaccgTGACATGGCCTCTGGCTGGCCCAGAGCAAGTGCTGGAGAAACACTGACCTGGGACCAGTCACGTGTCCTACACCTCCTAGGACAGCAGAGTCTGTCCCACTGTCACATCTTGACTTTGAAAAATCTGGCCACTCTAGCCATGGGCCAATAAGTTTGGTAAGCACATGGTACCATCAGCAGAGACCAAGGCATGTGGAGGCTGGTGCTCTGTCAAGGTCTATGCCTCTGGAAAGAGGGCATGGTGGAGAAGGATAGGTGCCCCTATCCACTGGTGGGGGCAAGTGACAGTGCCATGCTCACAGCTACTCACGTTGGGTTAAGATCTTGTCCAACAAGCACCTAAGACAAAGCCATCTTTTCCCAGGGCTGGCAGCCCATTAATATTGCAGGGATCAAGGAATACAGGGCCCTGAACAGGATGCCAACTCATGGGTTTGAGTAGATAAGGATTGGAAGAGAAGGGTCCTGAAGCTTGGCTTCACTGGAAGGTGGCAAGCCTAAGCGGGTTGGGGCCCCTCAGGCAAGAGAGTGACCCACAGAGAATGAGATCCCAAATGAACAATCCTTCTTCGCCCCCTCCCTTACTGAGACTAGACTTAGCCACGCAATGGGCTTCAGCCAATGGGACATTAATGATATGGTGCAAGCAGGGGTTTGATAAGCATTTGCACAGTGAGGCTTGTCATTTTGGAAAAATCCCTCTTAGGAAGCCAGCCGCCATGCTGTAAGGAAACCCAAGCCGACAACAGAGCTCTGAGAGAGCACCCGAAACAAGGGCCTGGAGGGTGAGAAACCATCTTAGACGCCCCAGCGCCAGCAGAGCTCTCTCCCGGGTGCAGCTGCAGGAGGGGCTCGAGCTGCACTGAGTGGGTCAGAACTACCCAGCTGAGTCCCCCTAATTGGCCCACAGAGTCCCGAGGAAGAGCACATTACGGTGGTTCCAGCCACCAGGTTTGGGGTGCTTGTTACCTGAGACAGGTCCTTACCTCCAGCTGGAGCCTAGTCTCATCACCAGACTTGACACAGGCCAGGCAGAGCTTCCCCCCATGGATCCCCAGGAACATGGCATGAGACTCAATGGGCACCACGTTTAACTTTTCTGGggaagagcacaggggagggtcaggtTGTAGAGAGAATGGGAGGCAGCCTGGACTCTCCCAGGAGAGTTTTCTGTCTCCCCCTGACCAACTAAAACCCTAAGATCGGAAGGACACTGAGGCGCCATCTTCCTGGTCCGCATTCAAATAGCAGATCAAACCAAACTCCCTATCCAGTTACTCCTCAAGGACCAAGTGGCCTAGATTCTGCTCCACATGGTTTctatccttccttcttcccaggaTACGGGTGCTCCAGGTCACCAAGTCTGCTGCCCATGAGGACAGAAAATAGCACATAATGGGCTCCAGGGCTTGGTCTACAGGGACCTGAGTGACTTTGAACCTGCCTCTTACCCTCGGCGGTCTCTGAGCCCTCACATAGCAGTGAAAATCTCAGCCTTTCTGCCCTTCAGTGTGTTCGTTAGGAGAATTAACAGATGGACAGGAAAGGTATGTCTCACACTCTTtcagaagggggcagggggccaAAAACAAGGGGATGGGGCAGGGTGGAAAGATGGAGATCAGATGGTGCCGTTCTATAGTATCAAGTCAGCCGATAGGGATGTGAAAGCATCCCGGAAGGCTAGTGCTGAAAGAATCTCCCATCATGCCCTCACAGTTGGCCTCATTTTACTAAAGGGAAAaactgaggtgggggagggggcaaagctTGCCCGTGTTCATGCAGCTTGTTTAGCGCACAGACCAGAACACGGCTGAGTGTGGTGTCTGTGAATAAGAGACATAACCCAGCCTTAGATATGGTGTATTCATTTTGGATGGTAGTTAGGGTCTGGACAACAGAGCAACATGGAAGGCTTAATAGTCACAGAGGGAAAGGGCCCATCTTACCTTCTGTGCCCTATCCCTGCCAGCTGTGGCCTGGGAACCCTGTGCCAGTTGGTGGGGGCTCCAGACCTAGGCTTTAAGGCTCCCACCCTCTTGAGGTTGCCCTCAAGTATGCCCTCTGGTGGCCAGGCTTCCCCCAGCTTCCCACTCAGCCGCAAAGACCCAATGGGGATCAGGGCTTTGAAACTAAGGTTTTGGGGGAACAGGATAAGGACTCCAGGGCAAAGTGACCCGGTTCCCACGCAGCAGCCACTTTCCTGGCAACCACTCACCTTCTAATTTAGTACTTGCTCCTTGCAAGTATCCGGCAACCAGTTGGTTATTCCTTAGGTAGAAGGTCTTCTGGTTAACATCCCAGATTCTGAAATGCAAAAGGACCCGGCTGTGGGAAACAACCTCTGTGTGCCCAACCCTGTGCTCCACCCCTTCCTGTGTGCTCCAGAGCTCACTGGATCCACATTCAACTTTCTGCCAGGGGTGTGGGATTATTTCTGTTACACCCATGGCATGGAGGAGAGATTGAGGTCAACACTGATTAAGGAGCAGACCCAACTCCCACAGCTGGAAAGCAGTGTACCCac
This genomic stretch from Panthera uncia isolate 11264 chromosome A3 unlocalized genomic scaffold, Puncia_PCG_1.0 HiC_scaffold_12, whole genome shotgun sequence harbors:
- the LOC125937429 gene encoding interleukin-1 receptor antagonist protein isoform X3, translating into MQAFRIWDVNQKTFYLRNNQLVAGYLQGASTKLEEKLNVVPIESHAMFLGIHGGKLCLACVKSGDETRLQLEAVNITDLSKNKEQDKRFTFIRSDSGPTTSFESAACPGWFLCTALEADRPVSLTNTPEEAMLVTKFYFQMER
- the LOC125937429 gene encoding interleukin-1 receptor antagonist protein isoform X4, with translation MRSWREKCFGNHKQFFQGQQGLPFGGETACHPLGKRPCRMQAFRIWDVNQKTFYLRNNQLVAGYLQGASTKLEEKLNVVPIESHAMFLGIHGGKLCLACVKSGDETRLQLEAVNITDLSKNKEQDKRFTFIRSDSGPTTSFESAACPGWFLCTALEADRPVSLTNTPEEAMLVTKFYFQMER
- the LOC125937429 gene encoding interleukin-1 receptor antagonist protein isoform X1; translation: MEICRCPPSYLISFLLFLFYSETACHPLGKRPCRMQAFRIWDVNQKTFYLRNNQLVAGYLQGASTKLEEKLNVVPIESHAMFLGIHGGKLCLACVKSGDETRLQLEAVNITDLSKNKEQDKRFTFIRSDSGPTTSFESAACPGWFLCTALEADRPVSLTNTPEEAMLVTKFYFQMER
- the LOC125937429 gene encoding interleukin-1 receptor antagonist protein isoform X2; this translates as MASETACHPLGKRPCRMQAFRIWDVNQKTFYLRNNQLVAGYLQGASTKLEEKLNVVPIESHAMFLGIHGGKLCLACVKSGDETRLQLEAVNITDLSKNKEQDKRFTFIRSDSGPTTSFESAACPGWFLCTALEADRPVSLTNTPEEAMLVTKFYFQMER